From the Lathyrus oleraceus cultivar Zhongwan6 chromosome 4, CAAS_Psat_ZW6_1.0, whole genome shotgun sequence genome, one window contains:
- the LOC127073922 gene encoding protein TORMOZ EMBRYO DEFECTIVE, with product MESLRLKTNYRCVPALQQFYTGGPFAVSSDGSFIVCACGDSIKIVDSANASIRSTLEGDSEQVTALALSPNDKLLFSSSHSRQIRVWDLSTLKCVRSWKGHDGPVMCMACDASGGLLATGGADRKVLVWNVDAGYCSHFYKGHGGVVSCVMFHPDPKKQLLFSGSDDGGDNATVRVWDISNPKRKTCIAILDNHRSAVTSIAVSEDGWTLLSAGRDKIVTLWDLHDYSSKKTVITNEAVESVCPIGAGSPFALSLDSYRQNSKKHAGSQATHFVTVGERGIVRIWSSEGAVCLFEQKASDVTNNTDEDGSRRGFTSAVMLGSNQGLLCVTADQQFLFYSLNWIEELLQLNLTKRLVGYNEEVVDMKFVGDDEKFLALATNLEQVRVYDLASMSCSYVLSGHTEIVLCLDTCVSSSGRNLIVTGSKDNTVRLWDSESTSCIGAGIGHMGAVGAIAFSKKKRDFFVSGSSDHTLKVWSMDGLLDNLTAPINLKAKAVVAAHDKDINSVAVAPNDSLVCSGSQDRTACVWRLPDLVSVVVFKGHKRGIWSVEFSPVDQCVVTASGDKTIRIWAISDGSCLKTFEGHTSSVLRALFVTRGTQIVSCGADGLVKLWTVKSNECVATYDHHEDKVWALAVGSKTELLATGGSDAVVNLWLDSTAADKEEAFRKEEEGVLKGQELENALSDADYTKAVQIAFELRRPHKLLELFAELCRKKGAEDHVDRALKAFGNEELRLLFNYIREWNTKPKLCYVSQFVLFRVFNIFPPTEIVQIKGVGELLEGLIPYSQRHFGRIDRLVRSTFLLDFILSGMSVIEPETHQTESKDEFPLRSKIDAPDQENGKEEKDYTIETNTASKKRKSHKSRHENGIEEKDQILENDTASKKRKSNKSKHGSHKKVKDVAYNKIEPIQLQA from the exons ATGGAGTCCCTTCGGTTGAAAACTAACTACCGCTGTGTTCCGGCCCTGCAACAGTTTTACACCGGCGGCCCCTTCGCCGTCTCATCAGACGGCTCCTTCATCGTCTGTGCATGCGGCGATTCCATTAAAATCGTTGATTCCGCCAACGCATCCATCAGGTCCACCCTCGAAGGCGACTCCGAACAAGTCACCGCTTTGGCTCTTTCCCCCAACGATAAACTTCTCTTCTCTTCTAGCCACAGCCGCCAAATCAGAGTTTGGGACTTATCCACTCTCAAATGCGTGCGCTCGTGGAAG GGTCACGATGGTCCTGTTATGTGTATGGCTTGTGATGCTTCTGGAGGTTTACTTGCTACTGGTGGAGCTGATAGGAAGGTCCTTGTTTGGAATGTTGATGCTGGATATTGCTCACATTTCTATAAAGGTCATGGTGGAGTTGTTTCTTGTGTTATGTTTCATCCTGATCCTAAGAAACAGCTT CTTTTTTCTGGTAGTGATGATGGGGGTGATAATGCAACTGTAAGGGTTTGGGATATTTCCAATCCCAAGCGAAAGACCTGCATTGCAATCCTAGATAATCATCGCTCTGCAGTGACTTCCATTGCAGTATCTGAAGACGGATGGACACTGCTCAGTGCTGGAAGAGATAAG ATTGTAACATTGTGGGATCTTCATGATTATAGTAGCAAGAAGACTGTCATCACAAACGAGGCAGTTGAATCTGTTTGTCCTATTGGTGCTGGGAGTCCTTTTGCTTTATCATTAGATTCATATCGGCAAAATTCAAAAAAACATGCTGGTTCCCAAGCAACACATTTTGTTACTGTTGGTGAGCGAGGCATTGTGCGCATATGGAGTTCTGAAGG TGCAGTTTGCTTGTTTGAGCAAAAAGCTTCAGATGTTACAAACAACACAGACGAGGATGGTTCACGTAGGGGTTTCACTTCTGCTGTTATGCTTGGCTCCAATCAAGGATTGCTTTGCGTGACTGCAGATCAGCAGTTTCTGTTTTACTCTCTGAACTGGATTGAAGAGTTGTTGCAATTAAATCTTACCAAAAGACTAGTGGGATATAATGAAGAGGTTGTAGATATGAAGTTTGTTGGGGATGATGAAAAGTTCCTTGCTCTTGCTACAAATCTTGAACAG GTTCGGGTTTATGACCTTGCATCTATGTCATGTTCTTATGTCTTATCTGGTCATACTGAAATAGTTCTATGCCTTGACACCTGTGTATCAAGTTCTGGGAGAAACTTAATTGTGACTGGAAGTAAAGATAACACT GTTAGGTTATGGGACTCAGAAAGTACAAGCTGCATTGGAGCTGGCATAGGTCACATGGGAGCTGTTGgagccattgcattttcaaaaaaaaagCGGGACTTCTTTGTTAGTGGCAGTAG TGATCATACTCTTAAGGTGTGGAGTATGGATGGTCTCTTGGACAATTTGACAGCTCCAATTAACTTAAAAGCAAAAGCTGTTGTTGCAGCTCATGATAAAGATATCAATTCTGTAGCTGTTGCTCCAAATGATAGTTTAGTATGTAGTGGTTCTCAG GACCGCACCGCTTGTGTTTGGAGACTTCCAGATCTAGTATCAGTAGTTGTATTTAAAGGGCATAAAAGAGGAATCTGGTCTGTAGAGTTTTCCCCTGTTGATCAATGTGTAGTAACAGCATCCGGGGACAAAACAATAAGGATATGGGCTATATCTGATGGCTCGTGTTTGAAGACATTTGAAGGACACACTTCAAGTGTGTTAAGAGCACTGTTTGTTACTCGCGGAACACAGATTGTTTCTTGTG GTGCTGATGGTTTAGTAAAACTATGGACTGTAAAATCAAATGAATGTGTTGCCACTTATGACCATCACGAAGACAAG GTTTGGGCCTTGGCTGTAGGCAGCAAAACAGAGCTGCTTGCAACTGGTGGTAGTGATGCTGTTGTCAATCTGTGGCTAGATTCCACTGCAGCTGATAAAGAAGAAGCTTTTCGTAAAGAG GAAGAGGGAGTTTTGAAAGGTCAAGAGCTAGAGAATGCCCTATCAGATGCTGACTATACCAAGGCAGTCCAAATTGCATTTGAATTGCGCAGACCCCATAAACTCTTGGAGTTATTTGCAGAACTTTGCAG AAAGAAAGGAGCTGAAGATCACGTTGACAGAGCACTTAAGGCCTTTGGCAATGAAGAGCTTCGTTTATTATTTAACTATATTCGAGAATGGAATACAAAACCAAAGCTCTGTTATGTCTCACAGTTCGTGCTTTTCAGAGTTTTCAACATCTTTCCTCCAACAGAAATTGTTCAG ATTAAAGGGGTCGGGGAACTACTTGAAGGTCTTATACCATATAGTCAGAGGCACTTTGGCAGAATAGATAGACTTGTAAGAAGCACATTTTTGTTAGACTTCATTCTATCAGGAATGTCAGTTATTGAACCAGAGACCCATCAGACGGAATCAAAGGACGAGTTTCCATTACGATCTAAAATCGATGCTCCAGATcaagaaaatgggaaagaggAGAAAGATTACACTATTGAAACTAATACTGCTTCAAAGAAAAGGAAGTCACACAAATCTAGACATGAAAACGGGATCGAGGAAAAGGATCAGATTCTTGAAAATGATACAGCTTCAAAGAAgaggaaatcaaacaaatcaAAACATGGTTCCCACAAGAAAGTCAAGGATGTTGCTTACAACAAAATTGAACCTATTCAATTACAAGCATAA
- the LOC127073923 gene encoding inositol-tetrakisphosphate 1-kinase 1: protein MQHIKKETKMSRVGYALEPKKVDTLIQPSFLHYAKQHAIDLIQIDLTIPLSQQGPFHCIIHKLHTQNWKNQLHEFSTKHPNTVIIDPPELIDRLHNRITMLESVAQLELSIENENATVEIPNQVVVKEPKLFDFGSIEEQGLRFPFIAKPLEANGTVDSHNLFLVFDRDGVNSLDNNPMVLQEFVNHGGVIFKIYVAGKHFNCVKRKSLNDISEEKLKTIKGSVPFSQISNLGEGDGGGSSVVDKAEMPPQSLIAELARVLRERLGLNLFNIDVIRDGKNPGRYLVIDINYFPGYAKLPSYEEFFTNFLMDVVQQTESV from the coding sequence ATGCAACACATCAAGAAAGAAACAAAAATGTCTCGAGTAGGTTATGCTCTTGAACCCAAGAAAGTCGATACCCTCATTCAACCCTCATTCCTGCATTACGCCAAACAACATGCAATCGATCTCATACAAATCGACCTCACCATACCCTTATCCCAACAAGGTCCATTCCACTGCATCATCCACAAACTCCATACCCAAAACTGGAAGAACCAGTTACACGAATTCTCAACCAAACACCCAAACACAGTCATCATCGACCCTCCGGAGTTGATAGATCGTCTTCACAATCGCATTACCATGCTCGAATCAGTTGCACAGTTAGAACTTTCTATTGAAAATGAAAACGCGACTGTTGAAATTCCCAACCAAGTTGTCGTCAAGGAACCGAAATTATTCGATTTCGGTTCGATTGAGGAACAGGGTTTGAGGTTTCCTTTCATAGCGAAACCGTTGGAGGCTAACGGGACTGTTGATTCTCATAATCTGTTTTTGGTTTTCGACCGTGACGGTGTTAATTCCTTGGATAATAATCCAATGGTGCTGCAGGAGTTTGTGAACCACGGTGGGGTCATTTTCAAGATTTATGTTGCTGGGAAGCATTTTAATTGCGTAAAGCGTAAATCTTTGAATGATATTTCCGAAGAGAAGCTCAAAACGATTAAAGGGTCGGTGCCGTTTTCTCAAATATCTAACTTGGGTGAGGGGGATGGTGGTGGTAGTAGTGTTGTTGATAAGGCTGAAATGCCTCCTCAGAGTTTGATTGCTGAGTTGGCAAGAGTGTTGAGGGAAAGATTAGGACTTAATCTTTTCAATATTGATGTGATTAGAGATGGTAAAAATCCAGGAAGGTATCTTGTGATTGATATCAATTACTTTCCTGGGTATGCAAAATTGCCGTCTTATGAGGAGTTTTTCACCAATTTTTTGATGGATGTTGTGCAACAAACTGAGTCTGTTTGA